In Drosophila miranda strain MSH22 chromosome XR, D.miranda_PacBio2.1, whole genome shotgun sequence, the genomic window AGCCCTTCAGGAAGTCGTAGTTCAGCAACTGGCCAATTGCTGGGCGGCTCTCAGGGTTCGGCTGGAGCATGGAGATCACCATATCAGCAGCAGGTTTTCTCAAGTAGCTTGGCACTCTGTACTCGCACTTCTTGATCTTTGAATAAGTGTCCTTCAGCGTTTTGGTCTCAAACGGGTGTTGGCCTACCAACAGAGTGTACATGACGCAGCCAATGGACCATATGTCCACTTCGAACGAATGCCCCTTTTTGGTGAGAATTTCCGGGGCAATGTAGTTTGGGGTGCCGCACAGAGTCTTCTTGCGTTCGCCCTCATATTCGATGCGAGTGGCTAGGCCAAAGTCGCCAATCTTCACGTGCAGCATATCGTTCAAGAACAGGTTTCCTAGCTTCAAGTCGCGATGGATAATGCGGTTGTCGTGCAGATACTTGACGCCTTGGATGATCTGGTAAATGTAGTAGCGGCACTCGAACTCCGTGATGCTTTTCCGGCGCTTGTGCAGCTCCATCATCGACTGAGTGGCAAAAAGGCGGGATCCATTAGTTCGGAAGAACGCATGCTATGCTGAATTTCCGGCGTACTTACCCGCTTCTTGCAAAGCTCCAGGACAATGTAAATGTTCTGGACATCCTCGAAATAGCTATGGAACTTCACTATGTTGGGATGATTGAGACTACGATGAATGGTAATCTCCTGAGCGGTCTTCTCCTTCTGGTTGTGCTTGATCATCAGCTTCTTTGATACGATTTTGCCGGCAAAAACATCGTCGGTCTTCACATCGATGATTTCGTAGCACTTGGCAAAGCCGCCCTACACAAGCAATTGCAAAGCATCTCATTATAGCCACAATTTTTTACTAAATAATTGTAAATTGAATGCGACGcgccaaaaaaaaatgaatgtACGTTTGCATGCATGTATGTGGCTGGGCCGTCACTTCTTTGACAACTCTAccaggcacacacacgcacgcgtTCACACATAAAACAGTGGAAGGGTGCCAAAGGAAACTGAGGCGAAAATAGATGTAAGCCGCATGCTTGTATGTGTTGGTTTGCATGcccttacatacatatgtgtatgccCAGCGCTGTGAGGCTGCGCAGAGTTGTTAAAATGTGCATGAGGATTCCCTAGAACACAATGATCCACTTCTGGGGCAAGTCTTACCTTTCCAAAGAAGCGCATACGCTTATACGTCCTGCGTTGATTGGAGTCGAAGAGACGATCCGGTATATCTGTGCTTTTATCCTCCGGTTTTGCGGCCATTTTGCTCTGATGTCCCTTTGCCTTGGCGTTCACTCGAAACACAAAAAACTTCCTCGCCTTCGCGTTGATGCAAAATCCGCTCTGTACACACCACGTCCAGTTAAATGCGTTCCCAAAGAAACAATTTAAGATTAATGCAAATGCCAAGACACAAATGATCACTCGCAGACTATGCCTATGCCCACCGACACCACTCACAATTCACAGTTCACGAAAAATAGCCACAAAGCGGAGAACGCGCCGAAACCGTTCGATTTAAATGCCAATGAAAATTAGTGATGTGCGCTGTACATAAATCGAGCTATAATAAATTTTAGTAGATGAATTTTTATATACTTGTGAGACTGATAAGTCAACGCAACTACTTTTCTGAAATCAGAGCACTCTATTTTGTTCAGTTGCAGAAATATGCTTAAGTAATAGTTTATAATACCCGTCGGCATAACACAGTGGCACCGTGACACAGTGTTCTATTTAACATGTAATATAATACCTCACGACAACACACTGGCCACTGCAGTGAGTTCTGCTGACAATGCACTCTCTCCGCAGATGGCAAAGACAGCGGGGCAGTTGCTGACCATCAAAATATCGCAATTGCCCACCAGACACTAAAATTATCCATAATACACAAAACATATATTTTACAGACTCAGCACTTTTGTACCTTTTATCACCTATAAataagaatcagttttatcaataaaatcagtatcagaaacagtaccataactgcctgtcactcatcttccatcgcaatcatcagaggctgtcgccgtgtcttcagaccctcccttgcgcaccgtaggatacccactccgcagtccaactggttcaagttctagttgcgacgaccaaactgtagacggtttatgtaccgtatgcaacccagcttcctacacacacacacatattaacatttggtgaccccgaccttGGTCATCCTTTCAAACTGTCAGACAAGCTACAGTGAAAGGATTCGATCTGGACAtcagattgaagcagtcaacAGGACATCTTCAATAAAAATTTGGCATCAGGCCATACACTTACGGTAGCATCTCCTACCAATAAGTATCACTTTGGCAAATCTGACATATTCAGGTTATCAGCCAACAGAAAAACAGCTATAGAATTCGATTACCACCAAGGTaatcaatttttgttgttccgTGCGTTCCATAGATTGGAAACAGCACAAATCCCTCCATCCAACACATCACCTGTACTATTACCTTTCTGACCGACAACGGTTGCGATTCGGAGCGTATCCAGCtgcaaagcaaataaaacactCCCAACGGGTCAGAAGTAATAAGTACAAACAGATAGAATGGATACACATATGGAGGCAGAAGCTGCCGCTACAATGGCAATGGATGTGCAGCAAGAGATTGGTGAGGAAATATCGAGGTgcattcggaactttaaaaAAGATTCCCAAGAACGAAAGCAAACGGCCTCTTATTTTCAAGCCAAAATATCAGCACTCGAAAATGAACAATCGCTTTAACAAAAACGACTCCAAACTTCGCGATACAGACAAAACGGATGAATACGTAAAATTCCGTGAAGACTTACGTACAACATGTAAGCAATACATTACGATTTTTACCGAATGCATGGATAAGCTATCACAGACGTCTAGTGCTCGTGGGGAACGTCAAATCGTCCCTAAAGAAAAGCATGAGAAACCTTCAGTAGGTCCCAAAGAAAGCGATCTGATCCAGCAGTCCTCGAAGGATTACAGCAAACTGATTTCACTATGTCGCCGACAAAAGGCCATAGTAGAGTCCGTTAAACGCAATCTGAAACAACTTTCAGAGGCGGAAGGACGCACATCAAGTGATTTGATAAAATCACTATGGACTCAAGCGCAGGAAGTCCACTTCACAATTCATGAGGAATACGAGGACCCAGTGGAAGGAGGATATGACATGGAATCCTACCTAACACTGGAAAGTAAGGTCCAAAGAGCATTGGCAAAATCAGCCACACCAAACACGGATAACGTGCAGCTTCCACGCATCAGCATCCCAAAGTTTGATGGGGATCTATTAAAGTGGACCCAGTTCTTCGATCTGTTCTCATGCATGGTGCATGAGACCAACATGCCTACGGTGAAAAAGATGTGGTATTTTAAAACCACCGTTACCGGCGAGGCAGAAAGATTGATTCGACATATCGATCTaaaggaagaaaattatgaagccGCTTGGGAAATACTAGTTGACGCATACAACAATCCCAGAGATGTTTCGAACACGGTACTGAACCGCTTCCTCAATCACCAAACAATTAATGACGATCCCAAGTCATTAAAAGAGTTGTATATAACAACCATAGAATCCCTTGCATCACTAAAGGGATTGGGCATCAATATATCTACATGGGATCCGATATTGATTGCCACCCTTCAGCCCTGGGGGAGTCGTTGGAAACCGCAACAAAAAGATTCCTAGCGTTGGAGCGGCGAAGCTCACCAGAAACTTGGAAGAGTTATGTGgacttcatggaagagtatgaAGGACTAGGACATATGAAGATGGTGCCAGCATCAAAAGTTCCCAAAAAGGCACtacttcattccacatcattgTGTACTCAAACCTGAAAGCACCACCACAAAGCTTCGGGTAGTATTCGATGCCTCATGCAAATCAACAAGCGGGAAATCTTTGAACGACATTCTGCAGGCTGGACCCACCGTTCAGAGCGAACTTATGTCCATTCTGCTACGATTTCGAATTCATAAGTACGTATTCACAGCGGACATAGAAAAGATGTACCGGCAAGTGTGGATGAACCCGGAGGATCAATTCTATCAGATGATAGTCTGGAGAAACAATCCATCCGAAGAGATCAGGTACTATCGCCTGAAAACagtaacatatgggacaacagctgctccgttcctagcaacgaaatgtctggatcatttggcaatacaatacaaagacaGACTACCAGTAGGATCAACAACATTAAAAACCGATTTCTATGTTGACGACTGTCTAACTGGAGCAAACACGATTCCAGAGGCAATTCATGTTCGACAAGAACTAAATAAAATATTGCTACCGTCCGGATTCAAATTGCGCAAGTGGTGCTCCAACAATGAGCAACTTCTCCAAGGAATCCCCAAAGAGGATACTGTAACCGATGTAAAACTaggagagacactagagcactACAGCGTGAAAACTCTGGGTCTCATCTGGATGCCGAAGAAGGATACATTGTGTGGACGAACACAGAAAAGCCAGGCTACACGCATCACCAAACGGGTGGTATGTTCCGAACTGGCCCAAATCTTTGACCCACTAGGACTCTTTGCACCGGTGGTAGTAAAGGCAAAAATCTTCATGCAACAACTTTGGGAGCTCAAACTGGATTGGGATGACGAATTACCATTACAACACCAAACCGAATGGAAAGAATACCGGGACGACTACAAACATTGAACAAAATGCAAGTTCCCCGGCATATCTACGATGGTAAAACTCCAGTTACCCAAGAACTCCATACGTTTGTAGATGCATCAGAACGAGCATATGGCGCAGCTGTATATGTACGCGCTacatacaaaaacaaccaagtgTCAGTAAGACTGCTCTGTTCGAAATCACGTGTGGCGCCGACAGCCAAACAATCGCTACCACGGTTAGAACTTTGTGCTGCAGTCCTCGGTGCCGAGCTCACAAACCGAGTCCGACAGGATCTGCACATGGACATTAACACGGTTTCAGGATGGTGTTGGAGTGATTCCACCGTTGTGTTATCCTGGATAAACGCATCGTCATCAACATACCATACCTTTGTGGCAAATCGAATAGCCAAAATCCAGGCATTAACAAACCAGTCACAATGGCGTCACGTGTCATCGGCCAACAACGCAGCCGATGTCCTGTCGAGAGGAATCGCAGCGAGCAGACTGGCAGATCACAATCTGTGGTTATATGGACCATTATTCCTGCACGGATCTCGAGACAACTGGACGAAGGCACCCAACATAGAACCCAGCAATCTTGAGAGAAAAGTTAAGTGATCTTGCGGGAGCTACATGAGGAGAACATGCATTGTGGTGCTCAAGCATTAAGGGCAATCGCAAGACAACAATATTGGATTATCAATGACAAGACAATGGCTAGAAGCATCATCCACAGCTGTGTTAGATGCACCAAGGCTAGACCAAAGCTGATGCACCAGATCATGGGCAATCTCCCAGCACAACGAGTCACACAAGCACGCCCGTTTCTTAATGCAGGCGTCGACTACTGTGGACCAATCTCGATCCACCATAAGATCCGAGGGAAAAGACCAGGGAAAAGGCATACATCGCCGTGTTCTGCTGCTTTTCCACAAAGGCAGTACACCTGGAGCTGGTAAGCGACCTGACCACAGATGCATTCTTGGCCGCCCTGCGTCGATTCTTAAGCAGACGTGGGAAGTGCCAAACTATTCATTGCGACAATGCAACGAACTTTGTGGGTGCAAACAACCAGCTTAAAGAATTAGAAGACTCTATATTCAGCTCAAAGGCAAGTGCTCTGATCACGAATCattgcaacaaaaaacaagtggATTTTAAATTCATTCCTCCCAGGGCTCCATCGTTTGGCGGCCTCTGGGAAGCGGCGGTAAAATCAGCAAAAAAGCTGTTGATAACAACCACCAACACAGCCTCATTGACATTTGAAGAACTAAACACAGTGATAATCGAAATTAAGCAATTCTCAATTCTCGACCCATCACTCCAATGTCAAATGATCCCACTGATACAACAGCGCTCACCCCAGGACACTTCTTGATTGGTGAACCATTGACAACGCCTCCTGACGTCAATACTGATCAACAAGGAAGAACATTGGTCAAGCGCTGGGAATTGGTATCGCGCCTAAAGCATTCATTCTGGAAACAATGGTCTACAGAATACCTCCAAGAATTGCAAGCTCGGCATAAATGGAAGACCGCTTCACCAAACGTACCTGAAGGATTATTAGTTTTGGTTAAGGAAGACAACCTTCCTGTAATGAAGTGGCCAATGGGTCGCATCATTAAGACATATCCTGGACAGGACAACCACGTACGAGTGGTTGACGTTAAGACAGCATCTGGCGTATACAAGCGCCCTATCACTCGTCTAGCGCCGCTCTTTCCAGAAGATGTGGCAATCAAACGTTCCCACAACGTGATCAGTGACACCACGGAGATTGatgagccacccacacagcgaaCAACAAAATTGTCACCTACATTAACATCAACAGATGGGCAACCTGACGTATACTGCGGGAAAAAACACTGTATTTAAagtcttttttttatatccgATCTTTCTCTATAcctccaaaaaaaaattaccaCGATACTTACACCTGAACTGCGATAAATTGTTTCAAGTTTCCTAATTCGTGCGTCAGCCGAAACAATAGAAATTTGGCCGACGGTACTCAGAAAACAGAAATATAATACATAAGACATTCCTAGAATCAATTTGAGACGTAAAATCTTCCAATTTGAATAATTTGAGAAGCATTGTATTTATTACTACAGTGGTTCAAATTTTATTAGCTTAGGTAAAAATACAAAAGAAATGTTTACTCCCAAACCGCAGGGTTCTAATAGTTAACATccatgttttgtttgttgttttttctaCACAAATGTTCGAATTGTTGAAATGATGCGTGGGCGATCGAGGATTACTTGTAATTTCTAAAAgtatacatttatttttatttattaataatttcTTTCGATATTCGTGTACGAAAATATTTGAACAGATATAAACGTTAAACAGGGAACTAAAGTGGAAtgcaaaaccaaacaaaaaaaaaaacgttaaACAGTAAATACAAATTTGGACAGAAACTACGATTGTGGGAAAGAATTGGCGTGGGAACAGATGAATGGTTAGGTTGGGTTGGCTAAGGCGTTCGTGATTTAGCTTAAACTAACATTTTGCCTTAGAATGATAGTCCGCTGGTAGGTTGTGGAGATGGTGAACATCATCCAACAATTAAACAAACATCTTCTCCAGCATTTTTCTAAGTTTTTCTTGGGCATAGCGTATCTTTTGATATAATTCTTTGGACACACCGTTCTCCACGATGGTCGAGAAGCGATATGTGCGGAAGTTCTTCTCGTGATCCATGTATGTAATGGCACTCATACGCGGACAAAGAATGAGCTTCATGTGATCCGAAAAATTAAGCTGAAATCAGGAATAGTtttggttaatttctataAGTCGGGAGAGCATTTACTAAATTTGTGTAGCTACCTGTACGGAACCGTTGGTAAGATGCATGACCACAGCACACGTTGTGCGGAACCAGGAGTGCAAATGGGGCATACGCGATATCTGATCACTCTCAATGTTCACATTATTGGCTCCAGCCTTCACGAGATGCTCGATCATGTAACGCTTGAAGTAGGAAAGCAGCTTCATCTTTTTATCAAGTGTCTTGCAGTAATCGGTCGTAGTCATGTAGCTCTCCTTTCCGTCCTTGTCTATGAAGTGGACGTTGATCTGGTTCGGAAGCAGAATCAATTTGGTTGTGTCGTTGAACATAACGCCAATGCCCTCATCACAGAGCTGATAACCGAAGCCGTATTTTTCACTGTAGTCGACCCATTTGGATATCCAGAAGA contains:
- the LOC117186715 gene encoding serine/threonine-protein kinase polo-like, which codes for MAAKPEDKSTDIPDRLFDSNQRRTYKRMRFFGKGGFAKCYEIIDVKTDDVFAGKIVSKKLMIKHNQKEKTAQEITIHRSLNHPNIVKFHSYFEDVQNIYIVLELCKKRSMMELHKRRKSITEFECRYYIYQIIQGVKYLHDNRIIHRDLKLGNLFLNDMLHVKIGDFGLATRIEYEGERKKTLCGTPNYIAPEILTKKGHSFEVDIWSIGCVMYTLLVGQHPFETKTLKDTYSKIKKCEYRVPSYLRKPAADMVISMLQPNPESRPAIGQLLNYDFLKGSKVPTFLPSSCLTMAPRIGINDTIEDSIHRKPLMEMNGIRDDTRLESTFLNTNLHDAITASAQVCRTTKDTQRHIESLHQQLTI
- the LOC117186832 gene encoding serine/threonine-protein kinase polo-like, with product MEMNGIRDDTRLESTFLNTNLHDAITASAQVCRHNEDYRSDIESLHQQLTNLINNKPRILQGNLEDENTDPAAQPLFWISKWVDYSEKYGFGYQLCDEGIGVMFNDTTKLILLPNQINVHFIDKDGKESYMTTTDYCKTLDKKMKLLSYFKRYMIEHLVKAGANNVNIESDQISRMPHLHSWFRTTCAVVMHLTNGSVQLNFSDHMKLILCPRMSAITYMDHEKNFRTYRFSTIVENGVSKELYQKIRYAQEKLRKMLEKMFV